The Desmonostoc muscorum LEGE 12446 genome includes a region encoding these proteins:
- a CDS encoding cyclic nucleotide-binding domain-containing protein — protein MTSPTVTWLQERTTLGILSPEVLNAIAQVMEEQVVPAQVNLVEEGTSPEALYILKDGQLECDNTDHRNSALVRGFLPGEVIHLQELVLDELATFTIVTLTECHLWVVPAEKFRELVSQYPEIAQAFSRQLAQELAQATSALGYEQERSVALRPYLVTKAQRGIVGTSRYAVRLREQIREAANDRKSVDIFGEPGLEKDNIAALIHFGSPKRREPIIKVNCGILQTSGADLFGRLGGKPGFLEWLGEGTLVLNNIQDLPQELLPAVTQLLKTGTYTPVTRSGEPEAEPRPSRARILIVSEKTLPRIDRSVGHIIKVPPLRLRKTDIQAQVEYYTSLYIRARGIPKPHITPEALRRLQSYDFPGNLKELKNLVERAIVQAENASELTEEIFWPAETKKKRFRVNLLNVYPDLRKFLRSAWWPDRINYGFTATAFAIIVAVLFIGPQTRDRNFVLNLFWAWWWPFFLFLFPFLGRIWCSVCPFMIYGEITQKLSLWLWPRKLKRWPRQQAEKWGGWFVFGLFTLIFLWEELWHLENTAYLSACLLLLITAGAMIFSAIFERRFWCRYLCPIGGMNGLFAKLSMTELRAQQGICSASCTTYQCYKGGPQKGEGMETNGCPLYSHPAQLEDNRDCVLCMTCLKACPHRSVEFNLRPPGIELWTTHVPRAYEVALLFLLLGGVYLHRLPELQSWLGLQLDLTNFWQHLGLSLLVLIIPVAFALVAYGLLKLFNFNRKPKSFVELAYGYLPLVLGANLAHYLRLGLSEGGRILPVTFATLGLNGEQLPMLIAHPAVISFLQGVTLIFSVLLTILLTQKIARQSLSSLLGQHLAAIAFGVSMWAIIVL, from the coding sequence ATGACATCTCCAACGGTTACATGGCTACAAGAGCGCACGACTTTAGGAATTCTCTCACCTGAGGTGTTAAATGCGATCGCCCAAGTTATGGAAGAACAAGTTGTACCAGCACAAGTAAACCTTGTTGAAGAAGGTACTTCCCCAGAAGCACTTTACATTCTCAAAGATGGTCAACTTGAATGCGACAATACCGATCACAGGAACTCAGCTTTAGTTCGTGGATTCCTTCCCGGAGAAGTGATTCACCTCCAAGAGTTGGTATTAGATGAGTTAGCCACATTCACAATTGTTACCCTCACAGAATGTCACTTGTGGGTTGTACCCGCTGAAAAATTTCGGGAATTAGTCAGCCAATACCCGGAAATTGCTCAGGCTTTTTCCCGCCAATTGGCTCAAGAATTAGCTCAAGCCACGTCTGCACTTGGCTATGAACAAGAACGTTCCGTAGCTTTGCGACCATATTTAGTCACCAAAGCGCAACGGGGAATTGTCGGTACAAGTCGCTATGCTGTACGTCTGCGGGAGCAAATTCGAGAAGCCGCTAATGACCGCAAGTCAGTGGATATTTTCGGCGAACCAGGGTTAGAAAAAGACAACATCGCAGCTTTAATTCACTTTGGTTCTCCCAAAAGGCGAGAACCAATTATTAAAGTGAATTGTGGTATTTTGCAAACCAGTGGTGCAGATTTATTTGGTCGCCTCGGCGGTAAACCAGGATTCTTGGAATGGCTCGGAGAAGGTACTCTCGTTCTCAACAATATTCAAGACTTACCCCAAGAGTTATTACCTGCTGTGACGCAGTTGCTAAAAACTGGCACATATACCCCCGTGACTCGTTCAGGAGAACCAGAAGCCGAACCTCGTCCTAGCAGAGCCAGAATTCTCATTGTTTCCGAAAAAACTCTGCCAAGAATTGATCGCTCTGTTGGTCACATTATTAAAGTACCACCACTACGGTTGCGGAAAACTGATATTCAAGCCCAGGTGGAATATTACACCAGTCTCTACATTCGGGCTAGAGGCATTCCCAAACCGCACATCACCCCAGAAGCTTTGCGCCGCTTACAGTCTTATGATTTCCCTGGTAATCTCAAAGAATTAAAAAATCTGGTTGAAAGAGCGATCGTCCAAGCTGAAAATGCTAGTGAATTAACAGAAGAAATTTTTTGGCCAGCCGAAACCAAGAAAAAGCGATTTCGAGTCAATCTTTTAAATGTTTATCCTGATTTACGCAAATTTTTACGGAGTGCTTGGTGGCCAGACCGCATTAATTATGGTTTTACTGCAACAGCTTTTGCAATTATTGTTGCGGTATTATTTATTGGACCACAAACCCGCGATCGCAATTTTGTCTTAAATTTATTTTGGGCTTGGTGGTGGCCTTTCTTTCTATTTCTCTTTCCTTTTTTGGGACGTATCTGGTGTTCTGTTTGTCCCTTCATGATTTACGGAGAAATTACCCAAAAGTTATCTTTATGGTTATGGCCTCGAAAACTGAAGCGCTGGCCCAGACAGCAAGCTGAGAAGTGGGGCGGATGGTTTGTGTTTGGTTTGTTCACCCTGATTTTCTTATGGGAAGAACTCTGGCATTTAGAAAATACAGCTTACCTGAGTGCATGTTTGCTGTTATTAATTACCGCTGGGGCGATGATTTTCTCCGCCATTTTTGAGCGGCGATTTTGGTGTCGATATCTCTGCCCCATAGGTGGCATGAATGGTTTATTTGCCAAACTTTCAATGACGGAGCTTCGGGCACAACAAGGCATTTGTTCTGCCAGTTGTACCACCTATCAATGCTATAAAGGTGGACCACAAAAAGGTGAAGGAATGGAAACAAATGGATGTCCTTTGTATTCTCACCCAGCGCAGTTAGAAGATAACAGAGATTGCGTTTTGTGCATGACTTGTCTCAAAGCCTGTCCCCATCGTTCCGTAGAATTCAACTTGCGTCCCCCTGGTATTGAATTGTGGACAACCCATGTACCCCGCGCCTATGAAGTGGCATTGTTGTTTTTGCTGTTAGGTGGAGTATATCTGCATCGTTTGCCAGAGTTGCAATCTTGGTTAGGCTTACAACTAGATTTAACTAATTTTTGGCAACACTTAGGATTATCACTGCTAGTGTTAATTATCCCAGTGGCTTTTGCCTTGGTGGCTTATGGCTTGCTGAAACTGTTCAACTTTAACCGTAAACCAAAATCATTTGTAGAGCTTGCCTATGGCTATTTACCATTGGTTTTGGGGGCGAACTTGGCTCATTATCTGCGTTTGGGCTTGAGTGAAGGCGGACGGATTTTACCTGTGACTTTTGCTACTCTTGGTTTGAATGGCGAACAACTGCCAATGTTGATTGCTCATCCTGCTGTGATTAGTTTTTTGCAAGGTGTAACTTTAATATTCTCAGTGTTATTAACGATATTGTTAACGCAAAAAATTGCACGGCAATCCTTGAGTTCGCTTCTTGGGCAACATTTAGCAGCGATCGCTTTTGGTGTTAGTATGTGGGCAATTATTGTCTTGTAA
- a CDS encoding transaldolase family protein gives MALYLDSAIASEAEIVKHWGWVKGITTNPTLLAQSDTPPETTLKKLVTLTNGPLYYQLMASDKAGMLAEGRKAFEIIGSQTILKIPATPLGFEVVASLSSEITCSVTAIYSAAQAVVAREAGAKIAIAYVNRATRLLGDGIGLVREMASVLQGSDTEILAASIKSPQEAAASLQAGAHHLTLPLAMLQAIATHELSQKTVEEFAERGIGLE, from the coding sequence ATGGCATTATATCTAGACTCGGCGATCGCATCGGAAGCTGAAATAGTCAAGCATTGGGGTTGGGTAAAGGGTATTACAACTAATCCCACGCTTTTAGCTCAAAGTGATACCCCACCAGAAACTACGCTAAAAAAATTAGTTACCTTGACAAACGGGCCGTTATACTATCAACTGATGGCATCTGATAAAGCGGGAATGTTGGCTGAAGGTAGAAAAGCTTTCGAGATTATTGGTTCGCAAACAATTTTGAAGATTCCCGCAACACCGTTAGGGTTTGAAGTAGTAGCAAGTTTGTCCTCAGAAATCACCTGTTCGGTGACAGCAATTTATAGTGCAGCGCAAGCAGTAGTCGCACGGGAAGCCGGAGCAAAAATCGCTATAGCTTATGTTAATCGCGCTACCAGGTTGTTAGGTGATGGTATTGGCTTAGTCCGGGAGATGGCTAGTGTACTCCAAGGTAGCGACACGGAAATTTTAGCAGCTAGTATTAAATCTCCCCAAGAAGCAGCCGCTTCATTGCAAGCCGGAGCGCATCATTTAACTTTACCATTGGCAATGTTGCAGGCGATCGCTACTCATGAATTATCACAAAAGACTGTTGAAGAATTTGCCGAAAGAGGTATCGGTTTAGAATAA
- a CDS encoding Uma2 family endonuclease encodes MFAVVTPDTIHLPPGAVVRLPGSWQDYQALNQQLGDRSSPRIKYRDGEILLMAPLPEHGRKVSVVADLVKVLLDYLQREYESFTPITMELPQESGIEPDYCFYIENWEAIAGKNRINWGVDPSPDLVIEVDITSYTDVNDYLPYRVPEVWLLRKNQLVIYRLQGDRYIVETSSHYFPNINVSEVITEYLQIAYERNTSAAIRQLRRKLASEN; translated from the coding sequence ATGTTTGCTGTTGTCACACCAGATACAATCCATTTGCCCCCAGGCGCGGTAGTCCGCCTGCCGGGAAGTTGGCAAGACTATCAAGCACTAAATCAGCAACTAGGCGATCGCTCCTCGCCTCGGATTAAGTATCGAGATGGAGAAATTCTTTTGATGGCACCGCTACCAGAACATGGGCGAAAAGTAAGTGTAGTTGCAGATTTAGTCAAAGTTTTGCTTGATTATCTCCAACGCGAATATGAGTCATTTACCCCAATTACAATGGAATTGCCACAGGAAAGTGGTATAGAACCAGACTACTGTTTTTATATCGAAAACTGGGAAGCAATTGCAGGTAAAAATCGCATCAATTGGGGCGTAGATCCATCACCTGACTTGGTAATTGAGGTAGACATCACCAGCTACACGGATGTTAATGATTACCTGCCTTATCGAGTACCAGAAGTTTGGTTGTTGAGAAAGAACCAGTTGGTGATTTACAGATTGCAAGGCGATCGCTACATTGTTGAAACTAGCAGTCACTATTTCCCAAATATTAATGTATCAGAAGTAATTACAGAGTATTTGCAAATTGCCTACGAGCGAAATACCAGCGCAGCCATTCGCCAATTGCGGCGGAAATTAGCGAGTGAAAATTAG
- a CDS encoding MFS transporter, with the protein MRSLDVEHRLLQGIGAAPLLSLSITLIGDLYIGDRRTEAMGYIASISSVGTATYPIIGGTLATIGWYYPFMLPILAIPLGLLVLLGLKNPEPQGDRNLKQYLRNAVKVLKNRQLFGLFIVSAANFVFLYGAYVTYLPQLLNDTFKAPPSIIGLLLSSVSLSITIASSQLGRLTRRFPATNLISASYVFYALAMLIIPFVPNLWLLLIPSIIFGIGLGIGFPSIQTLLADLAPKEYLATIISVNGTFFGLGQTLGPLLMGYAFGFGGISSVYYAATGFAVVIFFVFRYCTCI; encoded by the coding sequence GTGCGATCGCTGGATGTCGAACATCGTTTGCTACAAGGAATTGGCGCGGCTCCTTTGCTTTCTTTGAGTATCACCTTAATCGGCGATTTATATATAGGAGATAGACGTACTGAAGCAATGGGTTACATTGCTAGTATCAGCAGTGTCGGCACCGCAACTTATCCCATAATTGGTGGTACATTGGCAACAATAGGTTGGTATTATCCCTTTATGCTGCCGATATTAGCGATTCCTCTGGGGTTGCTGGTGTTATTGGGACTCAAGAATCCAGAACCGCAAGGCGATCGCAATTTAAAACAATATTTAAGGAATGCGGTAAAAGTCCTCAAAAATCGCCAATTATTCGGACTTTTTATTGTCAGTGCAGCTAACTTTGTTTTCCTTTATGGTGCTTATGTCACCTATTTACCACAGCTACTTAACGATACCTTTAAAGCGCCACCTAGTATCATTGGATTGTTACTTTCTAGTGTTTCTCTATCAATTACTATTGCATCTTCCCAGTTAGGCAGATTAACTAGGAGATTTCCCGCCACTAATTTAATTAGTGCATCCTATGTTTTTTACGCTTTAGCGATGTTAATTATTCCTTTTGTGCCAAATCTCTGGTTACTATTAATCCCCAGCATAATTTTTGGGATTGGTCTTGGCATTGGTTTTCCTAGTATCCAAACACTGTTAGCAGATTTAGCACCAAAAGAATATTTGGCGACAATCATATCAGTGAACGGGACATTCTTCGGTTTAGGGCAAACATTAGGACCGCTGTTGATGGGCTATGCCTTTGGTTTCGGCGGCATTAGTAGCGTATATTATGCGGCGACGGGTTTTGCAGTTGTGATATTTTTTGTATTTAGGTATTGCACTTGTATCTAA
- a CDS encoding tyrosine-type recombinase/integrase, with product MKNDREGQAAILTNADYSKIRDKIKSRKYKLLFDLAWYTGERWGAIVKLRVADVYNEDGTAREYINFRARTRKASPKKNTGDKPKSQRKNRQVPVHPVLAELLLSYKPEFDCPWLFPCRTFDRPITLRWADDILRSAVEKAGLSAKGISTHSTRRTFITNLADKGINLATIKKITGHTDLKVLSRYIEVSDEDVKRAIAIL from the coding sequence ATGAAAAACGATAGAGAAGGTCAAGCGGCTATTCTCACAAATGCGGATTACTCGAAAATTCGCGACAAGATTAAAAGCCGCAAATACAAGTTACTTTTTGATTTAGCATGGTACACCGGTGAGCGGTGGGGTGCAATTGTCAAGCTACGAGTAGCTGATGTGTACAACGAAGATGGTACCGCCCGTGAGTATATCAATTTTCGGGCTAGAACACGTAAGGCCAGCCCCAAAAAGAACACTGGCGACAAGCCCAAGTCCCAAAGGAAAAATCGACAAGTACCAGTGCATCCAGTTTTAGCTGAGCTATTGCTTTCATATAAACCAGAGTTTGATTGTCCGTGGTTATTCCCTTGCCGAACTTTTGATCGGCCGATTACTCTGCGATGGGCTGATGATATTTTACGTAGCGCGGTTGAAAAAGCTGGATTATCAGCCAAAGGCATCTCAACCCATTCTACCCGCCGGACTTTCATCACCAATTTGGCGGACAAGGGTATCAATTTAGCAACTATTAAAAAAATTACTGGTCACACCGATTTAAAGGTGCTTTCCCGCTATATCGAAGTCTCAGACGAGGACGTTAAACGAGCGATCGCAATTCTATGA
- a CDS encoding response regulator transcription factor: protein MNILFVEDEAKIANFVRAGLKEQGFVVDYCDNGDDGYLRALDNEYDAIVLDIMVPGKDGLSILKQLRHSGRNTPVILLTARNELDDRLSGLNLGADDYIAKPFFVEELAARIHAVVRRSVGERQNLLVVESLKLDRITREVTYNQRAIELTSREFNLLEYLMRSPGRVFTRTQILEHVWGYDFNPNTNVVDVCIQRIRKKIDPIDEADPIESIRGVGYRFRKPDDKL, encoded by the coding sequence GTGAATATTCTGTTTGTCGAAGATGAAGCCAAAATTGCTAACTTCGTCCGGGCTGGATTGAAGGAGCAGGGATTTGTCGTAGACTACTGCGACAACGGTGATGACGGATATCTGCGGGCATTAGATAACGAATATGATGCGATCGTACTTGATATCATGGTGCCAGGTAAGGATGGGCTATCGATTCTCAAACAATTACGGCACTCAGGGCGGAATACACCAGTGATTTTATTAACGGCTCGTAATGAACTGGACGATCGCCTGTCCGGTTTGAATTTGGGAGCCGATGACTATATAGCCAAACCGTTTTTTGTGGAAGAACTAGCAGCTCGAATTCATGCAGTTGTGCGCCGGAGTGTGGGCGAGCGCCAAAATTTGCTTGTGGTTGAGTCGCTCAAGCTCGATCGCATCACGCGGGAAGTCACCTACAATCAACGAGCGATCGAACTTACCAGCCGCGAGTTTAATCTCTTGGAATATCTCATGCGCTCTCCCGGACGAGTTTTCACCCGTACTCAAATCCTAGAACACGTTTGGGGCTACGACTTTAACCCCAACACCAACGTCGTTGATGTTTGTATCCAGCGAATTCGCAAAAAAATTGACCCCATCGATGAAGCAGACCCCATTGAAAGCATTCGCGGTGTTGGATATCGGTTTCGCAAGCCAGACGATAAACTATGA
- a CDS encoding ATP-binding protein translates to MKRRSFRLRIALLSAGLAGSALVGFGAVSWFQIYEAKISRLDAELLNQLMRASRPPERPPEAERWQRYEDSLSYTLGTNTKTPVALLVLDANSNRIYQSDEVQADLDLNRLLLGRIGLTPQPPSLNRERPPRPQNTNPPFPPPRPPQFVSQQTATATWRIAAARFPNAQVAIAVSLEAVNQEMASIRNIFLVSIPGALLLVAVGAWVVAGSALRPIHQLTGVIQQVTVKGLDQRIPIGTTDVEFVELIRVFNQMLERLERSFTQASRFSADAAHELKTPLTILQGELERTLQQVDPGSEVQQRLSNLLDEVRRLSGIMRKLLLLSLADAGQMSLYLVEVDMSELLMEMLEDVELLAPHLSVQSDIPDGLKVQSDRDLLIQVLQNLLSNAIKYNLPNGWIEIHAHQTQTTLHVTITNASKDIPASDRSRLFDRFYRGDRARTRKVEGIGLGLSLAREIVRAHGGDLTLDSTTSVGQTAFTLSLPQSDKFVSSS, encoded by the coding sequence ATGAAACGCCGTTCGTTTCGACTGCGGATTGCCCTGTTGTCTGCGGGTTTAGCTGGAAGTGCATTAGTTGGATTTGGTGCAGTCTCTTGGTTTCAGATTTACGAAGCTAAAATCAGCCGCCTTGACGCAGAACTGTTAAATCAATTAATGCGGGCAAGCCGTCCACCTGAACGCCCACCCGAAGCAGAACGATGGCAGCGCTACGAAGACTCACTAAGCTATACCTTAGGAACAAATACAAAAACTCCCGTTGCACTGTTAGTGCTTGACGCAAACAGCAACAGAATTTATCAATCCGATGAAGTGCAAGCCGACCTCGACTTGAATCGTCTGTTACTTGGGCGAATTGGGTTGACACCTCAGCCACCGTCCCTGAATAGAGAACGACCTCCAAGACCTCAGAATACAAATCCACCTTTTCCTCCCCCACGCCCACCTCAATTTGTCTCCCAGCAAACAGCGACAGCAACTTGGCGGATTGCGGCAGCCCGATTTCCCAATGCTCAGGTTGCCATTGCCGTTAGCCTAGAAGCCGTTAACCAAGAGATGGCTAGCATTCGCAATATCTTTCTTGTATCAATTCCCGGAGCGCTTTTGCTGGTTGCCGTCGGGGCATGGGTAGTTGCTGGTAGTGCCTTGCGTCCCATCCATCAATTAACAGGCGTCATTCAACAGGTAACCGTCAAAGGGCTAGATCAGCGGATTCCCATTGGCACAACGGACGTTGAATTTGTGGAACTGATTCGCGTGTTTAACCAAATGCTGGAACGCCTGGAACGCAGTTTTACCCAAGCTTCTCGCTTCAGTGCTGATGCTGCTCACGAACTGAAAACCCCACTAACCATTCTCCAAGGCGAACTAGAACGAACACTGCAACAAGTTGACCCTGGATCGGAAGTGCAACAGCGCTTAAGCAACCTCTTGGATGAGGTGCGCCGCTTGAGCGGCATTATGCGGAAACTTTTGCTGCTGTCTTTGGCAGATGCAGGACAAATGAGCTTGTATTTGGTTGAAGTGGATATGTCTGAGTTGCTGATGGAGATGCTAGAGGATGTGGAACTGCTGGCTCCTCATTTGAGTGTGCAAAGCGATATTCCTGATGGTTTAAAAGTACAGAGCGATCGCGATCTCCTGATTCAAGTTCTGCAAAACCTCTTGAGTAACGCCATCAAATATAATCTCCCCAACGGTTGGATAGAAATTCACGCTCATCAAACTCAAACAACGCTCCACGTCACAATTACCAACGCATCAAAAGATATTCCAGCCAGCGATCGCTCCCGGCTTTTTGACCGCTTTTATCGTGGCGATCGTGCCCGCACCCGCAAAGTCGAAGGAATTGGACTCGGACTGAGCCTAGCCCGTGAAATTGTTCGGGCACATGGTGGCGATCTCACCCTTGACTCAACAACATCTGTTGGTCAAACAGCATTTACCCTTAGTTTGCCGCAGAGTGACAAATTTGTGTCATCAAGCTGA
- a CDS encoding histidine phosphatase family protein has translation MASSQVVENNHQQGKVYFIRHGESTSNERNIFAGVLDVDLTAFGRLQARQAGSDLKKKGVKFDAVYVSHMRRARQTCEIALAESQALKSPDTPIHIDHRISEKSFGIFAGCNLNLLRLACNFNCEVYSLWMDITEMGIWAIFNIFWNFVSKPW, from the coding sequence ATGGCATCTAGCCAAGTAGTAGAAAATAATCACCAACAAGGAAAGGTGTATTTCATTCGACATGGTGAAAGTACCAGCAATGAACGCAATATTTTTGCAGGTGTATTAGATGTAGATTTGACTGCATTTGGTAGATTGCAAGCGCGTCAAGCAGGTTCTGATCTCAAGAAAAAAGGTGTGAAATTCGATGCAGTATATGTCTCTCACATGAGACGCGCCAGGCAAACTTGTGAAATTGCACTTGCTGAAAGTCAGGCGCTAAAGTCTCCTGATACTCCCATTCACATCGATCATCGAATTAGCGAAAAATCTTTTGGTATTTTTGCAGGTTGTAACCTGAATTTGCTGCGTCTAGCTTGTAACTTCAACTGTGAAGTATATAGTCTATGGATGGACATTACTGAGATGGGTATTTGGGCTATTTTTAATATTTTCTGGAATTTTGTATCAAAGCCCTGGTGA
- a CDS encoding pentapeptide repeat-containing protein gives MKSQILATATFLTFVSLATTVQAANSEHVKQLLATKQCQNCDLTHAGLVMADLSGANLSGANLAGANLSRANLSGADLRGANLSGASLFGVNLSEARFSGANLAGADLRNSYLTNAELNGAYLNGTNFQGAVGIPSQIASPEDFYALGVAQGEKGNHQQAISYFSQAIAIKPEYAGAYLARGIARYQILDRQGALVDAQVADKLFTSQKNTSGTQTAQAFIKELQTPYTEKVSSGSPSFVDFFGSVGSILLQFLPF, from the coding sequence ATGAAAAGCCAAATTCTCGCCACAGCCACATTTTTAACTTTCGTTAGCCTCGCAACAACCGTACAAGCAGCGAATTCTGAACACGTGAAACAATTATTGGCAACTAAACAATGTCAAAACTGTGATTTGACTCATGCAGGTTTAGTGATGGCTGATTTATCTGGAGCCAATTTAAGCGGTGCTAATCTTGCAGGTGCAAACCTCAGCCGTGCAAACTTGAGTGGTGCTGATTTGCGGGGTGCAAACTTGAGTGGTGCTAGTTTATTTGGTGTTAACCTGAGCGAGGCTAGATTTAGCGGCGCAAATTTGGCGGGTGCTGATTTGAGAAACAGCTATTTAACAAATGCAGAATTAAATGGTGCTTACCTGAATGGTACTAACTTCCAAGGTGCAGTCGGTATACCATCACAAATTGCTTCGCCAGAGGATTTTTATGCTTTGGGTGTAGCACAAGGAGAAAAAGGCAACCACCAGCAAGCAATTAGTTATTTTAGTCAAGCGATCGCCATTAAACCAGAATATGCAGGTGCTTATCTAGCTCGTGGTATCGCCCGCTACCAAATATTAGATAGACAAGGTGCATTGGTAGATGCCCAAGTTGCTGACAAATTGTTTACATCCCAAAAAAATACCTCTGGAACCCAAACAGCCCAAGCTTTTATTAAAGAACTGCAAACCCCCTATACTGAAAAAGTAAGCTCTGGTAGCCCTAGTTTCGTTGACTTTTTCGGCAGTGTTGGCTCAATCTTGCTTCAGTTTTTGCCTTTTTAG
- a CDS encoding TenA family protein, translated as MTLSNELWTANQDLAKACLEHPFVQGIGDGTLERVKFAYYVGQDAFFLEAFARAYSIAAAKAPDWVGFTTFHNLAGGVLAELQLHSGYASQWGVNLHSVEPGTATRRYTDFLLATAWGQDVGLTAAAMSPCMRLYAFLGEQLASNGIPNHQYADWIRTYSSADFQPLAQQLENLVDNYATVNAVVHSTYRYAMLCEYDFFQAAWSL; from the coding sequence ATGACGTTATCCAATGAATTATGGACGGCAAATCAAGATTTAGCCAAAGCGTGCCTAGAGCATCCTTTTGTTCAAGGCATTGGCGATGGTACTCTTGAACGAGTGAAGTTTGCTTACTACGTTGGGCAAGATGCTTTTTTCTTAGAAGCTTTTGCCCGTGCGTATAGTATCGCCGCAGCTAAAGCACCAGATTGGGTAGGTTTCACGACATTTCATAACTTAGCTGGAGGTGTGTTAGCAGAACTGCAATTGCATAGCGGCTATGCTTCCCAGTGGGGAGTTAATTTGCATTCTGTGGAACCTGGAACCGCTACCCGTCGCTATACTGATTTTTTGTTAGCAACTGCTTGGGGTCAAGATGTGGGTTTAACCGCTGCGGCGATGTCTCCCTGTATGCGTTTATATGCTTTTTTGGGAGAACAGTTGGCTAGTAATGGCATTCCTAATCATCAATATGCAGACTGGATTCGGACTTACAGCAGCGCGGATTTTCAGCCATTGGCACAGCAATTAGAAAATTTGGTTGACAATTATGCCACGGTTAATGCTGTTGTGCATTCAACCTACCGTTATGCGATGTTGTGTGAGTATGACTTTTTTCAGGCTGCATGGAGTTTGTAG